The sequence below is a genomic window from Streptomyces sp. NBC_00582.
TGGAGTCCGGCGGCTACATCACCCGTCCGGACATCCACCTGTGGACCAGCCGCCGCATCTGGCCCATCACCCTGACCATGCCGCCTCGGCCCGCGGCCGCCCCGGCCGGCGGCGAGGGCGCGGAGCGTACGGAGCCCGCGCATCCCAGCGGGGCCGTGTCGTGAGCGGCGGCCGGCCTCCTGCCGGGCAGTTACCGCTGCTGCCCGCCGACCCGCCCCGGTGGGGCGGCCCCGCCGCCGTCGCCGCGGATCCGATCGTCACCTCCGGCCGTACCGAGTTCACCGTCCTGTGCGACGGCGAAAGCGGCTGTGGCCAGCGCCACCGACACACCGGCCCCGGGATCCGCACCGCCCCCTGCGGTGCGACCTACACCGTCCCCGACCCGACCGAGGAGGAAGCCCCGCCGTGAACCGCCGTGCCAAGAACCGCTCCGCCCGGGCCGCTCGCTTGGCCCGCCAGCAGCGGGCCCGCGCGAACCGCCCGCTCCGCCAGGAGCAGGACCAGCTCACACACCCGCTGCTCGCCATGGAGCTGCCCTTCTCCGGCTACCTGGCCTGGATCCGTCCGGAGACCGTGACGCTGGAGGAGGGAGCGAGCGAGGAGGCGCGGGCCCTGTACGAGCGCGTGCAGCGCCTGGGCCCGCTGTACGGCCGCCGCATCCCTGTGGCCGCGCTGTATCTGGACAGCTACATCCAGCAGGGCCAGCTGCCCGTGGCCGTGCCGGACCAGCCCGGCCACGCGGCCCTCGTCCCCTTGGCGGAGCTGGTGGCCACGACGGCCGACGCCGGGATGGTGGCCGCCTACCGCGCTGCCCACCCGGATCTGTCGGACGACGAACTGGGCCTGGCCGCCGACGAGGAGGAGGCCGGCGCGAGCGTGCACCTGCTGCACCACCACGGCGCCCTGGTCCTCGACGACGACAACGTCATCCTGCTGTCGGACCTGGTCTGACGGATGCCGCTCCTGCCCGCGTCCGCCTCCGAGCCCCGCCACCTCCGTGGCGGGGCCGGCAGTGCTGGCCCCGGGCAGGACGAGCCGCGCTGGTACGGGCAGAAGGTGAAGCTGGCCAAGCGCGTATGGGGCGAGGGCCGTTACAGCCCTGGCGCCGTCGCCTGGCACGCGCAGATCACCGCCTTGCAGGTGCGGCCCGAGCGGTGCCGCGCCTCCGTGGCCACGCTCGCCCGGTGGATGGGCGACGGCAAGCGGACCGGCGAGCGCTACCTCGCCGAGCTCCACGCGCCCGGGCGCGACGGAACGCCCGAGCTGACCACGATCCGGCACACCGATTCCGCCGGCGACGGCGAGACCGCCGAGCGCTGGACGCGCGCCGTCGGCCGGGACGAGCACTTCGCGATCGTGCCTGTCCTCGCGGCGAAGACGATGCGCCACCCGCTGTTCGTCCTGTACTGCGCGATCACCTACGCCGAGGCCACCGGCACACCGGTCACCATGGCCGAGCTCGCCGAGCTCCTGGACGTGACCGAGATGACCGCCCGCCGCATGGTGGGCGAGCTGGAGCGCCTCGGCTGGATCACCGTCGACCGCCGCGCCGGCGCGCACGGCCGCCACGAGTACACCGTCCACGACCGGCCGCTTCCCCCGGCCGCCGCGCCGCCCGCGCCCGTGTCGTCAGATGGCGGATCGGGTCCGAGCGCAGATGGCGGATCCCTCGCGATCAAGGAAGACTCTGGACTGACCGACCCGAGAAGCACCCAGGTGGGTGGTTCTTTCCGCCGTAGGCGAGGTACCGGTAGTAAGCCCGCCACGCCTGTGGATACCAGCGGTAACCGGCAGGGGCGTGAAAATTTCACGCGGAAAGCTAAGCCCGGCATCGTCCCGGTCGCCTTCAAGCCCGCCCCTCGACCGCCTGTGCGCCCCGCTGCGGGCCCGGCGTACGACGGACCGGCGCTGACCCTGAGCCCGCGCGTCTGGGCCGTCCTGGCCCCCGTCGCGGATCTCCTCCCGGCCGTCTCGGCGTTCATGGTCCGGCGCATCGCCCGCGAGATCGGCCGCCAGCTCGACGCCGGGATCCTCGCCGAGGACATCCGCGACCAGCTCACCCGGCTCCGCGCATGGACCCCGCCCGCCCAGATCACCGACCCGGGCCGGTGGATCTACGGCGCCGCCCTGCCCGCACGCCCCGGACGGTGCGGCACCGCGGACTGCCACTACGGCTTCCAGCCCCGGACCGGCCGCCCCTGCAAGGCCTGCGCCGACACCCCCACCGACCGCCACTCCGGCCCCCGCTGGAAACCACCGCCCCCGCCGCCAGCCGCGCCCCTGCGCGAGTGCCCCGGCTGCACCGCGCCCTACCGCCTGCCCCTGCGCCACACCCACTGCCGCCTCTGCCGCACCGACCTGCCAGCCGCCTGACACCCCGAGAGGAGAGCCCCCGATGTCCTTCCCGCCCCCGCGCCCCGCCCCGCACAACGGGCCCGGCACCTGCACCAGATGCCACCAGGCCGTCATCTACTGCCTCACCGCCGAGAACAAAGTCACCCGGGCCGTCGACCCCGAGCGCAACCCCAACGGCAACCAGGCCGTGCACCAGGACCACACCGGCCGATGGATCGCCCGCCAGCTCGACCGCGAACGCCCCACCCCCGAGCACGCCGAAGTCCTCCACATGCCCCATGTCGCGACCTGCCCCGTACCCGCACCCCGCCCGTCCCGCGCGGCCGCGCCCCGCCAGCGCCGCGGCGTCCGCCCCGCCCCCTGGTGGCGGCGATGAGCCCCCGCAGGCCGGCGGACATCGACGGCATAGCCGCGATGCTCCGCGACGGCGCCACCTACCGGGAGATCCACGCGGCGTACGGCTGCTCGCGCGGCACCATCTCCCAGGTCCGCCGCGACCACCGCATCCCCACCCCGGACCGGTGGAAGAAGCACCGGACCGTCGCCGAGGTCCTCGCCCTCAACAGCGAGGCCTGCGAGGACGGACACGTCCGCTGGACCGGCCCCCACGCCAGAGGCAACCCCGAGCTGTGGGCCAACGGCCGCCGCTACAACGGCCGCCACGAAGCCTTCAAGGCCCACCACGGCCGCGCCCCTCTCGGCCGTGTCACCGCCAGCTGCGGCCGGCCGGGATGCATCGCGGGCCCGCACCTCGCCGACCGCGTCATCCGCGACGCCGACGCCGTCCTCGCCAGGATCCTCCCCAGGGCCACCTCATGAGCCCCCGCAGGCCGGCGGCCACGCAGGAGCAGATCGCCGCCATGCTCCGCGACGGCGCCACCTACGAGGAGATCCGAAGCACCCTGCACGTCGGCAGCGGCAGCATCGCCCTCGTCCGCGCGACCCTCGACCTCGAGCCCGGCCCGAACCAGACCCAGCGGCTCACCCCCGACGAGCAGCGCGCCGCAGCGGAAAGGCGCTACCCGCAGGTCGCAGCAATGCTCCGCGACGGCGCCACCTACCGGGAGATCACCGCGGCCACCGGCACCAACGTGCACACCATCACCCGCGTCCGGCGCGTCCTCGGCATCCCTGCCCAGCCCGCCTCACGCCGCCCCCGCACCATCGCCCAGACCATCGCGCAGCACCTCGACACCCACGACGACGGACACGCCTTCTGGACCGGCCCCCGGGCCGGAATGCTCCCGATCCTCTGGGCCGGCGGCCGCCGCTACAACGCCCGCCACGCCGTCTTCAAGGCCCACCACGGCCGCACCCCTGAAGGGCTGGTCACCCGCACCTGCAACCAGCCCGAGTGCCTCGCCGGCGCCCACCTCGTCGACGAGCGTCTCCGCCACGCCGAGCAGCTGCTCGACGAACAGTTCGCCGCGATCTTCGGGCCGGACGCCTCATGACGCCGCGCCAGGTCCTCATCGTCTCCGCCCTCGGCGGCGCCGGCGGAGTCCTCGCCGTCGCCCTGGTCCTCGCCGTCGGCTACGGCATCGGCGTCTTCCTCCTCCGCGCATACGACCGCCTGAGCGCATGGCGGTGCGAGCGCCGAGAGCGCCGCGAGGAACAGGCCGCACGCGCGTACCAGGCCAGCCTCGACCTCAACACCTGCAACGCCATCTTCGCCCTCGACGACCACGACCCCAGGGATCCCCGATGACCAGCTGCGAGCCCGGCCGCTTCTGCCCCGACCATCCCGACGCCCCAGGCCTCCTCGCCCTCGCCGCGTCCGCCCTCCTCGGGATCACCCTCCTCGCCCTCGCCGTCGTCGCCCTCGTCAACCTCACCGAGACCACCGCGCGCCGCATCCGCCTCGCGCGCGGGCGCGCGCCTGCGATTGCGCGCCTGCGATTGCGCGCGCACGCCCGCGCGCGAGAGGCCACCCCTACCCGCCAGTACGAATGACCGCCAGTCACCCGCCGGAGAGAACGACCATGAGCATCGCCGCACCGAACCCCTACAGCCCCTACGCAACCGCGGACCCGTACGCCAGCCACCTCTTCCCCACCCTCTTCGGGCCGCCGGAGCCCGGCGCGCTCCTCCCCACCGCGTGCTTCCACCTGGCCGTCGTCCGCGGCCAGCCGCCCACCGAGATCGACCCCGCCACCGAGCAGCTGCCTGCGGGCCTGTGCACGGTGTGCGTCGACCACATGCGCGGCCGCGACATCCCCGAGTCCCGGCCCTTCACCGCCTGCCAGGGCTGCGGCGCCGACACCCGCCACAACGGTATGTGCGCCGTATGCCGCGCTGAGGCGCACGAGCTGTGGCAGAACGTCCGTACGACGCACACGCCGCCCCTCGAGCGGCAGGCCATCAAGCCGTTCATCGCCAGGGGCGGCCCGCTCGCCGTCACCGCCGGCGCGTGGTGCGAGCACGGAGACTTCGCCTTCGTCGCCCGCTTCCGCGGTTACCAGGTCCCCGACGGCCCGCCCCAGGAGATCACCGTCATCCTGCCGCGCTGCTACGTCGCCGAGCTCCTCGGCTGCGCCCTCGCCATCATCGACCACGACTCCACCCCCGAAGCACTCCAGCGCTTCGCCGACACCATCACCCACGCCCAGGACCACCTCCGCGGACTCCTCGAACGCCGAGCGGCCGAGCGCGAGGCGGACGACCCCGGCCACGGAACGCAGCCATGACGAGCCGACCGCGCTGCGCCAGCGGCCACTTCATCCCCGCCACACGGCAGCCCGGAGAGCCCTGCCACTGCGCCCTCCGCCCCCGCCGGACCCGGGTCCGCGACCACCACGACCTGTGGGGCCAGGGCCGCCGCATCCAGCACCGCACCCTCGCCACCGTCCCCCTCGCCGGGAGCTACCTGTGACCAGAGACAAGCCGGCCGCCGGTATCTGCGGGGCGTGCCGCCGCCTCGCGCCCGACGGGCACCACCTGTGCCCGCTGTGCGCTGACGACGTCCGCGGCTGGCTCGCCGAGATCCCCGGGCAGGTCGTGCTCCTGGCCGAGGCGCTCGCTCCCGCCGGCGCCCCGGGCCAGGGCCGCGGCGGGTCAGGCCGCGCGCACTCGCCGCTGCCCGTCGACGTCCGCGCCCTGGTCCTCCTCGGCCCCGGCCATGCTGGCCCCGTCGGCGACCCCGGCGACGACACCGACACCACGGTCCCCATCGGCCCGTTCCTCGCCGCCTGGGCCGGAGTCATTGCCTACGGCTACCCGAGCGTCGGCTGGCACCCCGACCGTGACCCCGCCGCCACCCTGTACGTGCTGCCCTGCGATCGCGCGGTGCCCCGGCACGGCCAGACCATCACCCACTGGTGCGCCTGGCTCACCGCATACGTCCCGTACGCGGTCACCCTCCCCGCGGCCGCCGAGCTCCACCGCCAGCTCGGCGCCCTCCTCCGCCGCATCCGCCGGATCACCCACACCGAGCCCCGCACCCACCCCCGCGAAGCTCCCTGCCCCGCCTGCCAGACCTACCGACTGGTCTCCGTCGACGGCCAGGACCGCATCACCTGCAAGGCCTGCGGACACAGCCTCACGCCCGCCGAGTACGACCAGCACACCGCCGCGCTACTCAGCTCGCTGGACAAAGATCGCCAGACCGCGTAACACTGAGTCAGCGCCACACGTGTGTTCGAAAGCCCCTGGCCCCACCACCAGGGGCTTTCCCATGCCGCCAGAGGGGGTGAGCACCACGCACCCGAAGGACTACGCACCCGGCAGGCTCCTCACCACCCAGGAAGCCGCGCTCCTCGCCACCCACTGGCGCGCCCTGTTCGACGGCGCCGCCCACGTCAGCCCCGGAGCCATCCGCCAATGGCGCCACCGCGGGCGCCTCACGCCCCGTGACCTCGACCACCGAGGACGCCCGCTGTACCACCGCGACGACCTCGCCGACGCCGAGCGCGCCACCCGCGACATAGCCCTCAACCCAGCGCTGGCCCTCAACCCCACCTGACCCCCGCTGCCCGGGACCTACACCAGGAGCCCGAGGCACTCCCGGTCGTACGGACAGCGCCCGGGCAGCGGGCCCACCGTCACAACCTCGTCACAGCCGAACCCCCGCGCCCACGCCCCTCGGGATGATGCCCACCGGCACCACGACGTCCTTGGGGGGACCATGCACACCCGCACAACCGCCGCCGCGCTCCTGCTCGGCCTCACCGTCCTCACCGGCTGTAGCTCGGCCGGTTCCAGCGGCAAGGCCGACACCGCGGCGTGCAAGGCCGCCATGGCCAAGCAACTCGGCGACGGCATGGCCAGCGCCTTCGCGAACACCGCAAGCCCGCTGCCCACCGCCGCCCGGCCCGCCGCGTGCGCCGGCGTCGACGACGCGACCGCCCAGCGCCTCGCCGGGGAGGTCACGAAGGAGTGGCTGGCGAGCGACCAGGCCGACCAGGCCGCCGAGGATGCGCTGAAGAGCGTCGACCCCGTCCCCGTCCCGACCGACACCG
It includes:
- a CDS encoding MerR family transcriptional regulator, with translation MSTTHPKDYAPGRLLTTQEAALLATHWRALFDGAAHVSPGAIRQWRHRGRLTPRDLDHRGRPLYHRDDLADAERATRDIALNPALALNPT
- a CDS encoding Trp family transcriptional regulator, which translates into the protein MSPRRPAATQEQIAAMLRDGATYEEIRSTLHVGSGSIALVRATLDLEPGPNQTQRLTPDEQRAAAERRYPQVAAMLRDGATYREITAATGTNVHTITRVRRVLGIPAQPASRRPRTIAQTIAQHLDTHDDGHAFWTGPRAGMLPILWAGGRRYNARHAVFKAHHGRTPEGLVTRTCNQPECLAGAHLVDERLRHAEQLLDEQFAAIFGPDAS